The genome window TAAGAGTATTCTTTTAGATCCAAAAAATGAAAGTGCTTATTATAATAGGGGTATTGCTTATACGAATTTGAAAAAATATGATTTAGCTATTCAAGACTATGAAAAGGCTATTCAATTAAACCCACGATATGAAAAGGCTATCAGTGCCTTAGAGATGGTTTCCAAAATTAAACTCAATACTCAGACTGAGAAGTAATTTATGTAAAACCTGATCAGGAAATTATCAATAATATTTTTAAATATTATTGATTCAGGCTGGCACAATCTCTTATCTTAGATGGTGAATACTGAGTTATCTAAACTCTAATGCGGGTTTTAACGCTGTAAAAAGCCATCAAAAAATGTTATATTACATACTATATTCTTGAAAAACGTTTAATAAAAAGTTTGAAAAGTAAACTAGCCAAAAGTAGTGGAATGTTTAATATGAGGAATATATGAATGTTTTTCAAATAAGGGAATTCACCAAAATGAAAAGCTCTCCCAAAATAATGGTTACATATATATACTTCTCTGATAAAACTCAATATTATAATGACAACTACGATAGTAAACCAGATGATTTTTCTTTTTTGAGGTAAATAACTAATCCAATTCAGGAAAAATATAAATGGCATAAAAAGCAGCATATGAACCGTAAAAATGTGTCTCACAAGAGTTGTGACATGAAAAGATGCGATAAGCACAGAGATAATAATCAGTGATAAGAATAATAGAGATTCCTTTTTATGGTGTTTAAAGAATGGAATAAAACCCAAAATTGAAAAAATGAATACCGGATTTGAAACCAAAAGACCCGGGGTATTATTTTCTGTTCCCAACGACCAATTTATATATGAATGGATGTTATTAAAACTTGTAAATAAATTATCAATCCCACTAAAAAAATTGCCGGATAGAGAGGTGAAAAATGATAATTCTTCTTTGAAGAAAGGGTTGTACTTATTGCTTTTCAATATAAGTTCGCCAAACGCTGAATAATTATAGAAAAGCAACAGACCAATAAATAAGCCCATTATAAAGCTGCAAATTATTACCATTTTTATGGTAGACTTGAAGTTTTTAAAGATAGCGTATTGATTTATAGTTATCACATAAAAAAAGAGAGGTATAAAAAATAGTATATTTTGCAATTCTACAATTGTAGCATACCCTAACACAGCCGAAATCGCGTAAAGGTATAATTTCCAATGCTTTGAATTTTTGCTGAATAAAGCCAAGGTTACTGCCAGTGTTACGCTCATCATTGAAGGAGCATGCGAAAACAAGTGGATACTTTCAAGGTGGTTTAGGGTGGCAATACCTGCGATAATCATAACAATCAGACAGGTCCAAAATCTAAATAAAAATATTTTAAAACATATTAAAAAGAGCAGAAGCAATCCAATCACTCCACATATGTTGGGTAATAGGGTTGATGTAATGATATCGAAATTAGGGTTATTGGCTAATTTTTCAGGAATGATTAATTTGATAAAATCTGCATAAGCGAGAAATGGAATTATGCTGAATGCATTTCCAGGCAATCTATCAGAGTATAGTTTCCCATCTTTAACGGCATAGTCTGGCGGGAAAATTAATACCATCCAATATTTTTCAACTGATAATTGATGATCATGGTAGATAGAACTAGCCAAAGCCATATGTCCGCTATCATTGCTTGAATTAATACCGGAAGAGCTGATGAAATAATAAAAATACAGCAAGAAAAGAACCAAAATAAGTATCCATTTTTGCGGATTGGTTAAACTTGCTCCCTTAATATTATAACTTTTACTAAGAATATTTTGTTGCTGATCAACTTTAGTAATTTTCATTGATCTCATATTTGATTTTTACCTTTAAAACCTACATGTTTTATTAAATTATTTGCAAAAACTCGATAATCCTACTTAAAATTTTATCTCTATATTAAGAATATCTTGTAACTACAAATATAACAGAATGCTTCTGATTCAATTTAGTCAAGATATTTATTGATAACCCATCTATCATTTTATAAATATTTCTATTCCATATTCTGTAAAATTAAATATTCAAATAAATATAAGGCTTTTAAATGTAAAAAAATTTAACTTCTACAAAATTGCAATTTGATCAATATCAAAAAGTTACTATTCCGGAAAATATTCTTTAGCTTTTCTATATAAAAATTATCGGTTCGGCGCGCTTCTTACTGCCATTTTTTAAGTGATATAACGGAGATATAAACTTCGGTGGGTCGTACGGGATTCGAACCTGTGACCTCATGCCTGTCAAGCATGCGCTCTAAACCAACTGAGCTAACGACCCTAAGGATTTATGAATTCAGGATCTCCCTGCTTAAAATCGGGACGCTCTAAACCCTGCCTGCGGCAGGCAGGCAACTGAGCTAACGACCCAAAATCTGCGCAAAAATATAAAACTTTCAATTAATTTTTATCATTTTATATAATGTATTTGCTTAATTTAAAACTAATATCTATTTTTGCACTCCCTAAAAAAATTAATTTTAAAAGAAAGAGGTAAAAAATGATTATTATTCCTGTAAAAGAAGGCGAAAATATTGACAGGGTTTTAAAAAAATACAAACGTAAATTTGAAAAAACCGGTGTTGTTAAAGAATTACGTGAAAGACAAAAATTCACTAAGCCATCAATTGTAAATAGAGAGCAACGATTAAAAGCGATTTATATTCAACAACTTAGGCAAAACGAGGAAGGATAATCCTTCGGATCAAGAATAAAATAAAAGAAATATTTGTTTCAGGTTGTTTATGTTGTAACTTTGAAACAGATGTTTCTTTTTTATTTTAAGTATTGACTGAGAAATTCATACAATATATACAGTTTGAGAAAAGATTCTCAACGCATACGATAAAAGCCTACCAAACTGACCTGGATCAGTTCTATCAGTATCTTGATGTTCATTACGATATTAATGACACTAAAGAAATTAACCATCATATTATCCGATCATGGATAGTTCTTTTAATAGAAACCTCGATATCAACACGTTCTGTTAACCGCAAGCTTTCAACTTTAAAAAGCTATTTCAAATTTCTGT of Bacteroidota bacterium contains these proteins:
- the rpsU gene encoding 30S ribosomal protein S21, producing the protein MIIIPVKEGENIDRVLKKYKRKFEKTGVVKELRERQKFTKPSIVNREQRLKAIYIQQLRQNEEG